TGATGAGGCGGGGATCCTCGCGGCGCCGGATGCGGGCGCCGACCATCGCGGTGAACGCCATTACACTTCGACCTCCTGAAGCTGCGGCGGGATGATCGCCTCGCCGCTCGGCGGCGGTTCCTCGGCCGGCGGGTGGAGCGGCATCAGCTCGCGCACGCTGCGGCGTTCGGCGCCGTCGCGCATCGCCTTGCCGGCCGCGCGCACGGCTTTCACGATGTTCTCGTAACCCGTGCAGCGGCAGAGATTCCCTTCGAGACCCGCGCGAATCTCGTCGTCGCTCGGGTCGGCGTTGCGGCGCAACAGGTCGACGGCGCTGACGATCATCCCGGTCGTGCAGTAGCCGCACTGCAAGCCGTGCGCGCTCCAGAACGCTTCCTGCATCGGGTGCAGCGCGTCGGCGTCGCCGATCCCCTCGATCGTCGTCACCTCGTGGCCGCTCGCCTGCACGGCGAACACGGTGCAGCTC
This sequence is a window from Candidatus Eremiobacterota bacterium. Protein-coding genes within it:
- a CDS encoding (2Fe-2S)-binding protein, with the translated sequence MQIDLTVNGKRTSLDVEPRLLLAHALRDYLNLTGTHIGCDTSSCGACTVLLDGVSVKSCTVFAVQASGHEVTTIEGIGDADALHPMQEAFWSAHGLQCGYCTTGMIVSAVDLLRRNADPSDDEIRAGLEGNLCRCTGYENIVKAVRAAGKAMRDGAERRSVRELMPLHPPAEEPPPSGEAIIPPQLQEVEV